A single window of Myxocyprinus asiaticus isolate MX2 ecotype Aquarium Trade chromosome 34, UBuf_Myxa_2, whole genome shotgun sequence DNA harbors:
- the LOC127425573 gene encoding protein PRRC2A-like isoform X2 — MSERSGQTAKGKDGKTKYASLNLFDTYKGKSLEAQKPVVAPRHGLQSLGKVASARRMPPPANLPSLKAENKGNDPNVSLIPKDGTGWASKQEPADPKSTDVLSAAQPESQQPVASQTSAPSMPRTPPAQEAPTLAVGPKSWAQASVTHGVQGDGGKGSNQPSPFSREEFPTLQAAGDQDKAGKEQATADQWYGPGPSLRPQNVTSWRDGGGRALAPTLAGEGVAEGGAGGTMVMEGAAGALSIPHQNVSSHGPPRAPPTSNPALPLPQPPIGPQFQAYRGIMPSFMYPPYLPFPPPYGPQGPYRYPPPNEAQRFSRSQGGVGPDGRPSGGPRGEVVKRPSILKQDDLKELDELDHDGDEGWAGAQEEIDYSAKLKFSDDEGEDDGEEERTENKNGPREAREQQRSQDGPAPVSWSRASDSGGNSRCTPPCSPDDGSAPPSSKPGWAEEGGSSWGSQTNAGSYQDQPSNHLAISGPNLAPQKPPSGAQAQQQAESVPGGQTPPPPGTLQPQQQGEDEDETWRQRRKQSSSEISAAVERARRRREEEERRMQEERRAACAEKLKRLDEKQQQQQSMKPSSPSDAPASSPSPSLSAPASSPNVSLPSSPCMDPEEPPLSSAQTSSATLVLNINNRQRAGSNSSHDSNTESQQILQPQVTQNQQSLDVPVPGDGKDEPVVGGPHIRGTRGGDDPVKVENVGGTGRQGSGPPGQGFSKYQKSLPPRFQRQQQEQLLKQQQQWQQQHNQVAQNQLQSQPPNLQGPSPGTTQQSGPKQPTLYPPGSMGRPPPLPMNFDPRWMMMSYMDPRIMQGRPSPMDYYPPSMHPSGIMSRERSDSGGSGSDPFDRQQHGGPPHPHRGTPPMDPKLTWGPDVFPGGTEDRGRSSPLRQRAVEEEDVKGKGQRSDTPPVRMREGGTAHIQPPSMSSSCPSGSSNQTPPPLAIQVGGQGTGHHGHHQPFMGGRGGYCNFHDNGSRMGSHLQQRASSGGTLHGFSHQEGGQQSQIWGTAHPHYDRNGRSDHSALENNSYLQHHAPPPHFSLHPHKQENGREREKGGEPKKSGPSPPLHQPSLSSSCSSSSSSSAREDGSGKQSLHNQVSPQHEHHTGSTHVPGRKQDKMGNTHNQPPQHSLQQHHPKANSRSREHKTETQWGPRPGSSSGSVGSSHNRKVGSGMSGNTGGEESINQVAENKSSAQSADGVTVKRAGPIKRPILKEMKREGGEGEGGEKTTGGSGKDKEQDTTQTTTKQESASGAQTSSTHSGKDDAVLSNKPRTGGKERGNTGGTGKGSKNGDNSIQNSGYSAPQSRRERERSSERGSTTYHASSYRGGRSSRGRGEFYGRGRGYRGTYTGSTGGSSRGKTGGRSSGAYRPAANSGYHHGPFNQEYKREASSGSGRHGHGGPQPNPGRARNRSETRSEGSEYEEVPKRRRQRGSETGSESAGSDLAHSDKEDRKPNIKTGTGGENPSTGPSSSSAPTRNSQTRVFTPRGVPSRRGRGGGGAGGGLHRSVGNAGVSGGHRSGPGPPSHGWSTKSATVRKQHTSSQPSSPKDSGRGANSEKKKAGDQNQSQIQSANSSAPNPSVPIVQQGSTENGSVGAQLSSSNVPSNSTGSTTQTIPLSASDGRSFPPRGFERPPRRRRHGRSQHQQDKPPRFRRLKQERENAARINGSSEIIEVVAGQQQRPASPLQNSQQETNSTPKASVANANHNVSATSNNNNNSGHHGVGNQNLNSHHNHHYQGISQSHPQHRHNHNPAGGAKSPDVSNQNSDQANEEWETASESSDFTEFREREGGGGGKSYSSHHHHHHHSTGRGSGGGEREMTAKELATSKRSFSSQRPGMERQNRRVNPSGGGGRGHRGPPSGGGPVGGAGNGGPNRGERRGNWPSPKNRK, encoded by the exons ATGTCAGAGCGCTCTGGGCAAACGGCAAAGGGGAAGGATGGCAAAACCAAGTATGCGTCTCTCAACCTGTTTGATACATACAAAGGAAAGAGCCTTGAAGCACAGAAGCCTGTTG TTGCCCCTCGTCATGGCTTACAGTCTCTTGGTAAAGTTGCCTCTGCACGGCGCATGCCCCCCCCTGCCAACTTGCCTAGTTTGAAGGCAGAGAACAAAGGCAACGATCCCAACGTCTCGCTCATTCCCAAAGACGGCACAGGATGGGCAAGCAAGCAGGAACCAGCAGACCCAAAGAG TACCGATGTATTGTCAGCAGCGCAGCCGGAGTCGCAGCAGCCTGTGGCCTCACAGACATCTGCACCGAGCATGCCGAGAACACCCCCAGCTCAAGAG GCTCCGACTCTAGCCGTAGGGCCAAAGTCCTGGGCTCAGGCCAGTGTTACACATGGAGTACAAGGAGATG GTGGAAAGGGATCAAACCAACCATCGCCATTCTCTCGCGAGGAATTTCCCACCCTGCAGGCGGCTGGAGACCAGGACAAAGCTGGCAAAGAACAGGCCACTGCAGATCAGTGGTATGGGCCCGGACCAAGCCTCCGCCCCCAGA ACGTAACGAGTTGGCGGGATGGTGGGGGCCGGGCATTGGCACCCACCCTGGCTGGGGAGGGAGTTGCGGAGGGCGGTGCTGGGGGAACCATGGTGATGGAGGGTGCTGCTGGGGCCCTTTCCATCCCACACCAAAACGTGTCCTCCCATGGGCCGCCTAGAGCCCCCCCAACCAGCAACCCCGCACTTCCTCTCCCCCAGCCACCTATCGGCCCGCAGTTCCAGGCTTACAGAGGGATCATGCCTTCCTTC ATGTATCCACCATATCTGCCCTTCCCACCCCCATATGGTCCACAGGGACCGTACAGGTATCCACCCCCAAATGAGGCCCAGAG GTTTTCTCGTTCACAGGGTGGAGTAGGACCGGATGGGAGGCCTTCTGGAGGCCCCCGGGGTGAGGTGGTAAAACGCCCCTCCATTCTCAAACAGGATGACCTGAAGGAGCTGGATGAGCTGGACCATGATGGAGATGAGGGCTGGGCTG GGGCACAGGAGGAAATTGACTACTCTGCCAAGTTGAAGTTCAGTGATGATGAAGGAGAGGATGACGGGGAAGAGGAAAGGACTGAAAACAAAAATGGACCCCG GGAGGCAAGGGAGCAACAGAGATCCCAAGATGGACCTGCACCTGTTTCATGGTCCCGAGCATCTGACAGTGGAGGGAATTCACGGTGCACCCCTCCTTGCAGTCCTGACGATGGCTCTGCACCCCCCTCCAGCAAGCCAGGCTGGGCCGAGGAGGGAGGAAGTAGCTGGGGCAGTCAGACAAATGCAGGATCTTATCAG GACCAGCCTTCGAACCATTTGGCAATTTCAGGCCCCAACCTGGCCCCTCAGAAGCCTCCCAGCGGTGCCCAAGCACAGCAGCAGGCAGAGTCAGTGCCAGGTGGGCAGACCCCCCCTCCTCCTGGCACCTTGCAACCCCAGCAACAGGGCGAGGATGAGGACGAGACATGGCGGCAAAGACGAAAGCAATCATCGTCAGAGATCTCTGCCGCGGTAGAGCGTGCCCGCCGTCGGCGTGAAGAAGAGGAACGGAGGATGCAGGAGGAACGCCGTGCTGCCTGCGCAGAGAAGCTTAAGAGACTTGAtgaaaaacagcagcagcaacagaGCATGAAACCCAGTTCTCCCAGTGATGCTCCTGCCAGCAGCCCAAGTCCCTCCTTGTCTGCGCCAGCCTCGTCTCCTAATGTCAGTCTGCCATCGTCACCCTGCATGGACCCAGAAGAACCTCCTCTGTCATCCGCTCAGACAAGCAGTGCAACATTGGTGCTGAACATAAATAATAGACAGAGGGCTGGCAGCAACAGTAGTCATGACTCTAACACTG AATCTCAGCAGATTCTGCAGCCTCAAGTCACCCAGAATCAACAATCCCTGGATGTCCCAGTGCCTGGAGATGGCAAGGATGAACCTGTAGTAGGTGGGCCACACATTCGTGGCACTAGAGGTGGAGATGATCCCGTGAAGGTTGAGAATGTTGGTGGAACAGGACGGCAGGGAAGTGGTCCTCCCGGACAGGGCTTTTCCAAGTATCAGAAATCGCTTCCTCCTCGTTTTCAGAGGCAACAACAG GAGCAACTTCTCAAACAGCAGCAGCAGTGGCAGCAGCAACATAATCAGGTTGCCCAAAATCAGCTCCAGTCCCAGCCTCCGAATCTGCAGGGCCCCTCTCCGGGCACCACACAACAGTCTGGGCCCAAACAGCCAACCCTTTACCCCCCTGGTTCAATGGGACGTCCTCCACCTCTTCCCATGAACTTTGATCCCCGCTGGATGATGATGTCCTATATGGACCCTCGCataatgcagggacgtccctcaCCCATGGACTACTACCCTCCCAGCATGCATCCTTCAG GGATAATGAGTCGAGAGCGTTCTGATTCAGGTGGCTCTGGGTCAGATCCCTTTGATAGGCAGCAGCATGGTGGACCCCCTCACCCCCATCGTGGCACACCCCCCATGGATCCTAAGCTGACTTGGGGGCCAGATGTTTTTCCAGGGGGTACTGAGGATCGGGGACGTAGCTCCCCCCTACGGCAGAGAGCTGTAGAGGAAGAGGATGTCAAAGGCAAAGGTCAAAG AAGTGACACTCCTCCAGTGCGTATGCGAGAGGGAGGCACAGCTCATATTCAGCCCCCAAGTATGTCTTCCAGCTGTCCATCTGGCTCATCCAACCAAACCCCACCACCTTTGGCAATTCAGGTTGGGGGCCAGGGTACTGGCCACCATGGCCACCATCAGCCTTTTATGGGCGGGCGAGGAGGTTACTGTAACTTCCATGACAATGGATCCAGGATGGGCTCCCACCTGCAGCAAAGGGCCAGCAGTGGAGGGACACTTCATGGATTTAGCCATCAGGAGGGGGGTCAACAGAGCCAAATCTGGGGGACTGCTCATCCCCATTATGACCGTAATGGCCGTTCTGATCACTCTGCCTTGGAGAACAACTCGTATCTCCAACACCATGCTCCACCCCCTCATTTCTCCCTTCATCCTCACAAGCAGGAGAATGGTAGGGAGCGAGAAAAAGGAGGGGAGCCAAAAAAGAGTGGCCCTTCACCTCCACTCCATCAGCCGTCCCTCTCCTCCTCctgctcatcatcatcatcttcctcagCCAGGGAAGATGGCAGTGGGAAGCAGTCCCTACATAATCAAGTCTCACCGCAGCATGAGCATCACACTGGATCCACTCATGTTCCAGGAAGGAAACAGGATAAAATGGGAAATACACACAATCAGCCCCCACAGCATTCTTTGCAGCAGCACCACCCTAAAGCCAACTCTCGCAGCCGGGAACACAAAACTGAGACACAGTGGGGTCCAAGGCCTGGTAGCAGTAGCGGGAGTGTTGGCTCATCCCATAACAGAAAGGTAGGCTCTGGAATGAGTGGAAATACTGGAGGGGAAGAATCCATAAATCAGGTGGCTGAGAACAAGTCCTCTGCCCAATCAGCAGATGGTGTCACAGTCAAGCGGGCAGGTCCTATTAAGAGACCAATTTTAAAAGAGATGAAAAGAGAGGGTGGTGAAGGAGAGGGAGGAGAAAAGACCACTGGAGGCTCTGGAAAAGACAAGGAACAAGATACTACTCAGACAACCACCAAACAAGAATCAGCTTCTGGGGCTCAAACGTCCTCCACACACAGTGGGAAAGATGATGCAGTCTTGTCAAATAAACCCAGAACTGGTGGAAAGGAGCGAGGTAACACTGGAGGTACAGGTAAAGGATCCAAAAATGGAGACAACTCCATACAAAATTCTGGGTATTCTGCTCCTCAATCCAGAAGGGAAAGGGAGCGTTCTTCTGAAAGAGGGAGCACGACTTACCATGCATCCTCATACAGAGGTGGGCGATCAAGCCGTGGCAGAGGAGAGTTCTACGGGCGAGGCAGAGGATACAGGGGCACTTACACGGGCAGTACCGGTGGTAGCAGTCGTGGGAAAACAGGTGGCAGAAGCAGCGGGGCCTACAGGCCAGCTGCCAACAGTGGCTACCACCACGGACCTTTTAATCAAGAATACAAGCGGGAGGCATCATCTGGCAGTGGTAGGCATGGACATGGAGGCCCTCAGCCAAATCCGGGACGTGCTAGAAACCGCAGCGAGACCCGAAGTGAAGGCTCTGAGTATGAAGAGGTGCCTAAGAGGAGGCGGCAGCGGGGTTCTGAGACCGGCAGTGAGAGTGCTGGTAGTGATCTTGCTCACTCTGACAAAGAGGACCGCAAACCTAACATCAAGACTGGCACTGGAGGAGAGAACCCATCAACAGGCCCTTCATCCTCTTCAGCTCCAACCAGAAACTCCCAGACTAGAGTATTCACACCAAGGGGAGTGCCATCAAGACGTGGTAGAGGTGGAGGTGGTGCTGGAGGAGGTCTTCATAGAAGTGTAGGCAATGCTGGAGTCTCTGGCGGACACAGATCTGGACCTGGCCCTCCTTCCCATGGCTGGTCTACAAAATCTGCAACTGTGCGAAAGCAACATACATCCTCCCAACCATCTTCTCCCAAAGACTCTGGTCGTGGAGCTAATAGCGAAAAGAAGAAAGCTGGTGACCAGAATCAGTCTCAGATTCAAAGTGCAAATTCCTCAGCACCTAATCCCTCTGTGCCTATTGTCCAACAGGGGTCCACTGAGAATGGAAGTGTTGGGGCTCAGCTGTCTTCTAGTAATGTTCCGTCAAATTCCACTGGCTCTACTACACAGACAATTCCTCTGTCTGCTTCAGATGGACGAAGTTTTCCTCCCAGAGGATTTGAACGCCCCCCTCGTCGTAGGCGCCATGGACGATCTCAGCATCAGCAGGACAAGCCTCCCAGATTCCGCAGGCTGAAGCAAGAGCGAGAGAATGCAGCCCGTATTAATGGAAGCAGTGAAATTATTGAAGTTGTAGCTGGACAACAGCAGAGGCCTGCTTCTCCATTGCAGAATTCCCAGCAAGAAACAAATAGCACTCCCAAAGCATCTGTCGCAAATGCAAACCATAATGTCTCCGCaacttctaataataataataatagcggCCACCATGGGGTTGGAAACCAAAATTTAAATAGTCACCACAACCACCATTACCAGGGCATCTCCCAGTCGCACCCTCAGCACCGTCATAACCATAacccagcagggggcgccaaatcTCCTGACGTCTCTAACCAGAACTCTGACCAGGCCAATGAGGAATGGGAAACAGCTTCCGAAAGCAGTGATTTCACCGAGTTTCGCGAGAGAGAAGGTGGAGGAGGTGGTAAATCCTATTCCTCCCACCACCACCATCACCATCATTCAACAGGAAGAGGTAGTGGAGGTGGCGAGAGAGAGATGACAGCTAAAGAATTGGCCACCAGCAAGAGAAGCTTCTCCAGTCAGCGCCCTGGAATGGAGAGGCAGAATAGAAGGGTGAATCCCAGTGGTGGTGGAGGAAGAGGCCACAGGGGTCCACCCAGTGGTGGTGGGCCTGTAGGTGGTGCTGGCAATGGTGGGCCCAATCGTGGTGAGAGACGTGGCAACTGGCCATCCCCTAAGAacaggaagtga